The Coffea arabica cultivar ET-39 chromosome 6e, Coffea Arabica ET-39 HiFi, whole genome shotgun sequence genome contains the following window.
taacaaaaaaatatttgtttggatagggtattatttgaaatattatttggaataattactgtaacattttttgtgatgtgatgtatgtgagataaaaaagtgattgaaaatataaaaagataagttaaaaaatatatttatgatgcaagtaaaatattatttgagataagtTAACTGTCCAATCAAACCTAGTACTACTATTGTATTTTGTTCAACATTTCATACTATTTCTGTAGGAGTAGGAGTACTAATATATAAAAGTATATTTCTCGCGCATTTATCAAAGTAGCAGTATAAGCATTCTACAGTTCTTTTTGCCGGTAAATTGCAGCGTACAAAGTCTAGTATCATCTCCGACCATTCTACGATACGATGAATCTTCGATGGATGCCCAATCTGTTAGTCCTCTACAGTCtacaattttccttttatccttttttccttttctttgtcttGCCTCTCGTATGATTCGTATTCATTTCGTGTTGGGTTGGTTTCGGAGCTCCAAAGCGATGTTTCGTGCCCTAATCCAGTACTCTTTTCTGAATTCCTAATTGTTTCTTTAATTACTGTATTTCTTGTTAGGTAATTCCAGCAGAAATCGTCGCGCGGTTAGGGTTGCATTGggaattttttttgggagaCAGCTATAGGAGCTAGGGTTTCCGATTCTTGAAGACTCCATACTTTCCATTTCGGTTCTGGTTATCGCGatacctctttttcttttttctcttattattctttttctttctcgaATTTGGAGTGATCGGATAGCCGGTTGaattgattaaaattagggCTTCTAAATTGATTTGGGGGTCTGGTTATCCAACATAATAGGGGAAGACGGGGAAGATAGGCGTGGGTTAGAGGATAATGTGTATATTGTGCGTGATTCAGAAGTGGTCGCGAAGGGTTGCTACCATGTTGCCATGGTTAGTGATTCCACTCATTGGTCTGTGGCTCCTGTCCCAGCTCTTGCCTCCGGCTTTCCGGTTTGAAATCACGTCACCCAGACTGGCATGTGTCTTCGTGCTTTTGGTTACTCTTTTCTGGTATGAGATTTTGATGCCACAGTTGTCAGCTTGGCGGGTCAGGAGGAATGCTAGGCTTAGGGAGAGGAAGAGGTTTGAGGCTATTGAATTGCAGAAGTTGAAGAAAACAGCCACGAGGAGGTGTAGAAACTGTTTGACTCCATACAGGGATCAGAATCCTGGAGGTGGCAGGTTCATGTGCTCCTATTGTGGGCATATATCAAAGAGGCCTGTTCTCGATTTGCCTGTTCCGCCTGGCTTAGGTCTATCCAACTCTGGCATTTTGAAGGATTTGGTTGGAAAGGGTGGGAAGATATTGAATGGAAAGGCCTGGTCGGACAATGGGTGGATGTGCGGGCAGGATTGGTTGGAGAATGGAAATTGGGTTGGTGGGGCTTTTGCTGGGAAGCCAAGTTATTGGAGGAACGGGGGTGGTTCTTTTGGGGGAGATGATCACTGCTTGGCTGAGAGGTCGTATTCTCATGTTCTCATTTTTGCTTGCAAGTCTTTTACAACCTTTTTTTTCAGTATCATGGGGCTTTGGAGAAAGATTTTTAGAGTTAGTTCATCTAGAGGTGATGCTTCGCTGGATGTTGATAGGAGAGGTGCACTGGATAAGAGGGGTGAAAATGTTGGTAATTGTCATGAGAGTAGAGGAGAGAAGGCCCGAAGAAAAGCCGAGGAAAAGAGGCAGGCTAGGTTAGAGAAGGAGCtattggaggaggaggagaggaaGCAAAGGGAGGAGGTAGCTAGGTTGGTGGAGGAGCGCAGGAGATTGAGGGACGAGAAGATGGAGGCTGAGAAGGAACGTGGCAAAGGGTCCCCTCTTAAGGGAAGAGACCGTAGGAAAGAAGCGGAAAAGAAACGTcatgaaagaaagaaggaaagagaTCACGGATCTAGCAAAAGCAACTCTGATGTAGAAGAATTGGAAAAAAGAGCAAGCAGGGAATGTGAGCGATATAAAAAATGTGACAGTGATCGACGAGAAAATCACAGAAGTGGGTCTGAAAGCGCAAAGGCACATGGTGCTGAAGTTGGACATCCATTTAAAAGTACTTCTGTGAACAGTCATAGTAAAGGAGTTGCCGGAACTAGATACCTTGATCGCGTAAGAGGTACCTTTTTATCATCTTCCAGAGCATTTACTGGAGGTGGTTTCTTTGGAAAAAGTTCAGCTAACACTGTTGCAAGAGAGCCAAAAGCTAATGCATTTGCAGATCAATCTcaaacaaattcaaatagaagaGAAGTATCTCAGCTGGATCGTGTATATTCAAAATCTAGTGGAAATGGAGATGAAAAGAACATCTCTCGGCCTGTAAGTGATTTACAATCTTTcaattttctaagctcttgctTTGGTGAGTAATTAAGTTAATTTATGTACTTTGGTtctgaaagcaaataaacaaacatGCTTTTTTTCCTTATGCAGTTGAAATATATTGTAATGCCCTTCGTTTTGTTTCAAAGCTTACTTTTCTGCAGAGACTGTAAATTTGTGCTAGGATCACTAGTGTCCATGGGCAATGTTTGTTAAGTGGACTTAATGGCCAATTGTTACAGTTTCTGTTTgcatgtttctttctttttttgttaaaatCACTGGAATAAGATACATTCTTTGTTTTCATGATTGTTTCACTGCAGGCGCTCATTGACCCTCAACCAGGGGGTTTAGCCCCTAAAAAGTCATGGCAACAGCTATTCACTCGCTCTTCTTCTGCTTCCCAGCCCTCAAGTTCAAATGTAATAAGTAGGCCAAATGGAAAATCCAAACCAGAAGTTCAGAGTCCTTTTACCTGTAATCCTCCAACAACACAGGCATTTGACAACCCAATTAATTTTGGACTGCCATCACCGTTTAGTGcatcttcttttccttttgggtCAACAAACAGTaatacaaattttcttttgccatCTGAACCGATGTTTCCTCAAATTGGAGAAGCACCACACCAATTTTTGCCAGAGGAGTCCGAGATTTTTGAAGATCCTTGTTATGTTCCAGACCCTGTTTCCTTACTCGGGCCTGTTTCTGAGTCACTTGATAACTTTCAGTTGGATCGTGGTTTTGTAGCAGATTCAGGTCTGGAAACACCATCTACAATGAAGAATATTTCTGTATCTGCTGAAGTTAATAGGCCATCACCAATTGAGTCTCCGATATCACGATTACGAGTTTCTGAAGAAAGGCATGCTAATCCTTTTTCTTTCCCAAGTACTGCAAAGGCCCAGGATCTACACCATCTGCCAGTAGGGGGCTCAATTAATGCTAATGACACAGGAACTTGGCAGATGTGGAATAGCTCTC
Protein-coding sequences here:
- the LOC113696124 gene encoding uncharacterized protein, translated to MCILCVIQKWSRRVATMLPWLVIPLIGLWLLSQLLPPAFRFEITSPRLACVFVLLVTLFWYEILMPQLSAWRVRRNARLRERKRFEAIELQKLKKTATRRCRNCLTPYRDQNPGGGRFMCSYCGHISKRPVLDLPVPPGLGLSNSGILKDLVGKGGKILNGKAWSDNGWMCGQDWLENGNWVGGAFAGKPSYWRNGGGSFGGDDHCLAERSYSHVLIFACKSFTTFFFSIMGLWRKIFRVSSSRGDASLDVDRRGALDKRGENVGNCHESRGEKARRKAEEKRQARLEKELLEEEERKQREEVARLVEERRRLRDEKMEAEKERGKGSPLKGRDRRKEAEKKRHERKKERDHGSSKSNSDVEELEKRASRECERYKKCDSDRRENHRSGSESAKAHGAEVGHPFKSTSVNSHSKGVAGTRYLDRVRGTFLSSSRAFTGGGFFGKSSANTVAREPKANAFADQSQTNSNRREVSQLDRVYSKSSGNGDEKNISRPALIDPQPGGLAPKKSWQQLFTRSSSASQPSSSNVISRPNGKSKPEVQSPFTCNPPTTQAFDNPINFGLPSPFSASSFPFGSTNSNTNFLLPSEPMFPQIGEAPHQFLPEESEIFEDPCYVPDPVSLLGPVSESLDNFQLDRGFVADSGLETPSTMKNISVSAEVNRPSPIESPISRLRVSEERHANPFSFPSTAKAQDLHHLPVGGSINANDTGTWQMWNSSPLGQDGLGLVGGPASWLLPPELNRAKNEDILHPTPQKTMASLFKNDDQVHSGIHSSQNVIFGSLHNGRTVNSSVSGGPDGSWLPKTFIGPIPGNEDQFSRKFREEAAQNNMIYGSAGCSATNHQNEVSGANCWAKKDRNMPVSGIGVGNSSGTKPHIGGLYSAPDVQSFWSYDCEKE